A single region of the Malus sylvestris chromosome 8, drMalSylv7.2, whole genome shotgun sequence genome encodes:
- the LOC126631814 gene encoding abscisic acid receptor PYL2-like, giving the protein MDASSAPPYGLTLAEFSELENLIDTYHKFEPSPNTCTSLITQKIEAPAQQVWPLVRSFDSPHRYKHFIKSCNMKGDGGVGSIREVTVVSGLPASTSTERLEILDDEKHIISFRVVGGEHRLNNYRSVTSVNEFVNCKGEEGDNQVYSIVLESYVVDIPEGNTEEDTKMFVDTVIKLNLQKLGVMAMAANLHGSTGGGHDQS; this is encoded by the coding sequence ATGGATGCTAGCTCCGCTCCCCCATATGGTCTAACCCTAGCTGAGTTTTCCGAGCTCGAGAACCTCATCGACACGTACCACAAATTCGAGCCGTCGCCGAACACATGCACGTCGCTAATAACGCAGAAAATCGAAGCTCCGGCGCAGCAGGTTTGGCCATTGGTCCGGAGCTTCGACAGCCCTCACAGATACAAGCACTTTATCAAGAGCTGCAACATGAAAGGCGACGGCGGAGTTGGGAGCATAAGGGAGGTGACGGTGGTTTCGGGGCTTCCGGCGTCGACGAGCACCGAGAGGCTGGAGATTTTGGACGACGAGAAGCACATAATAAGCTTTAGGGTTGTGGGAGGGGAGCACAGGCTTAATAACTATAGGTCTGTTACTTCGGTCAATGAGTTCGTTAACTGCAAAGGCGAGGAGGGGGATAATCAGGTTTACTCGATTGTTTTGGAGTCGTATGTGGTGGACATACCAGAAGGGAACACCGAGGAGGATACAAAGATGTTTGTGGACACTGTGATCAAGTTGAACTTGCAAAAGCTTGGGGTGATGGCTATGGCGGCGAATCTGCATGGCAGTACTGGGGGAGGACATGATCAATCATAA